A genomic window from Microvirga sp. TS319 includes:
- a CDS encoding rhomboid family intramembrane serine protease has protein sequence MPLPQPRAREPIFNLPSVVTASIVALVAIHALRMFLLSEETDFQVVIDWAVIPARWAVAYGGVEGQEIVRMLQDGAPADAMGPIAAYAQYVLGDSEGRPWTALTYTLLHGSWAHVLINSIWLAAFGTPIARRCGAGRFYLLSALAAVGGAVLYAAMNPMQVFPLIGASGAVSGLMAAASWFMFAPAAWLWEGRLSEPHERPRQGLADLIRNRSFLIFLGVWFATNYLFAFAQPIGIGEGTIAWEAHVGGFLVGLVVFPWLDPLPARRNRLSA, from the coding sequence ATGCCCCTGCCTCAGCCCCGTGCGCGCGAGCCGATTTTCAACCTTCCGTCGGTCGTGACCGCCAGCATTGTCGCTCTCGTGGCGATCCATGCCTTGCGCATGTTCCTCCTTTCGGAGGAGACCGATTTTCAGGTGGTGATCGACTGGGCCGTGATACCCGCCCGCTGGGCCGTCGCCTATGGCGGGGTGGAGGGCCAGGAGATCGTCCGGATGCTGCAGGACGGCGCCCCGGCGGATGCCATGGGGCCGATCGCGGCTTACGCCCAATACGTCCTCGGCGACAGCGAGGGACGTCCCTGGACCGCGCTGACCTATACGCTGCTCCACGGGTCCTGGGCCCATGTGCTCATCAACAGCATCTGGCTCGCGGCTTTCGGCACGCCCATCGCCCGGCGATGCGGGGCCGGCCGGTTCTACCTGCTCTCGGCGCTGGCGGCGGTTGGCGGGGCCGTGCTCTACGCGGCGATGAACCCGATGCAGGTCTTTCCGCTGATCGGCGCCTCGGGGGCGGTGTCCGGCCTCATGGCGGCCGCTTCGTGGTTCATGTTCGCGCCGGCGGCATGGCTGTGGGAGGGGCGGCTCTCCGAACCGCACGAGAGACCCCGCCAGGGTCTGGCCGACCTCATCCGCAACCGGTCCTTCCTGATCTTTCTCGGCGTGTGGTTCGCCACCAATTACCTGTTCGCCTTTGCTCAGCCGATCGGGATCGGAGAGGGCACCATCGCCTGGGAGGCTCATGTGGGTGGCTTCCTGGTGGGCCTTGTCGTTTTTCCATGGCTCGACCCGCTGCCGGCGCGCCGAAATCGTCTTTCGGCTTGA